Proteins encoded together in one Nitrospirota bacterium window:
- the cooS gene encoding anaerobic carbon-monoxide dehydrogenase catalytic subunit: MDRHRKSANEAAQKILEWGITEKIDTCFDRAEKMKPCPIGGSGACCKMCHMGPCRLVGKNAEEEVRGVCGASLSTVVARNFIRMIAGGTSCHGSHGKDMVFTLLAVANGEATDYKIKDVRKLYKTAGTLGLEFEGRMVNDVAKDVAARLLEDFSRQRGEMNLLQRAPQKTKERWRKWGIMPRGLSTEVVETMDRTTMGMDADPDSLLLHGLRTALSNGWGGSMISTEVTDILFGTPGAIEAEASLGIFKEDEVNVIIHGHEPTLAEMIVDVVNDPEIVAYAKTKGAKGVNLGGMCCTANEVMMRHGIPTAGGLTNQELAIMTGMIDTMIVDVQCIMPSLAKLSKKFHTKFITTSPKVHIPEAVHMEFDEHRAREQAKEIVKVAIDNYPNRKATGSHVTEKYPVIAGFSHEYIEYMQGGYFRGSFRPLNDAIMAGRIRGVAAIIGCDNPRVVATGIHKYLAYEMIKSDILVLTTGCGAAAMGSTGYLTPETALEHAGPGLKEVCEAIGIPPILHLGSCVDNTRILTIASAMAAEGGLSEEIGGMPAVGIAPEWMSEKAIAIGSYFAVSGVPVIMGGESPVSASKEVTRIMTEVWFERFRGALHFEPDPERILELAIDYIDKAREALKLKKYEPGKFGTERLLMGMAERRRLEKQTHL, encoded by the coding sequence ATGGACAGGCATAGGAAAAGCGCCAATGAAGCAGCTCAGAAGATATTGGAGTGGGGTATTACTGAAAAGATTGACACCTGCTTTGACAGGGCAGAGAAGATGAAACCATGCCCCATCGGCGGGTCGGGGGCTTGCTGTAAAATGTGCCATATGGGACCCTGCAGACTGGTGGGAAAGAACGCTGAAGAGGAAGTACGCGGTGTTTGCGGAGCAAGCCTATCAACCGTCGTGGCAAGAAACTTTATCAGGATGATCGCTGGTGGGACCTCATGCCATGGAAGCCATGGAAAAGACATGGTTTTTACTTTGCTTGCGGTAGCCAACGGCGAAGCGACAGACTATAAGATCAAAGACGTTAGAAAACTGTATAAGACAGCCGGCACACTTGGGCTTGAATTTGAAGGCAGGATGGTGAATGATGTGGCAAAGGATGTTGCCGCACGGTTGCTCGAAGATTTCAGCCGCCAGAGGGGCGAGATGAACTTATTGCAAAGAGCGCCCCAAAAGACCAAAGAGAGATGGAGAAAGTGGGGGATCATGCCGCGGGGTCTAAGCACCGAGGTTGTTGAGACCATGGACAGGACGACCATGGGTATGGACGCCGATCCTGATTCCCTTCTGCTCCACGGCCTCCGGACTGCGCTGTCGAACGGCTGGGGTGGGAGCATGATCTCGACCGAGGTTACCGATATCCTCTTCGGGACGCCAGGGGCCATAGAGGCGGAAGCGAGTCTGGGCATATTCAAAGAAGACGAGGTCAATGTCATCATCCATGGCCACGAGCCGACCCTTGCAGAGATGATTGTGGATGTGGTGAACGATCCCGAGATCGTGGCATACGCAAAAACGAAGGGTGCAAAGGGCGTTAATCTGGGCGGCATGTGTTGTACTGCCAATGAGGTCATGATGAGGCATGGTATCCCGACGGCGGGCGGTCTTACCAACCAGGAACTCGCTATCATGACCGGAATGATTGACACCATGATCGTGGATGTGCAGTGTATCATGCCTTCCCTGGCCAAACTGTCGAAGAAGTTCCATACGAAGTTTATCACCACCTCTCCGAAAGTCCATATACCGGAAGCTGTCCATATGGAATTCGATGAGCACAGGGCACGGGAACAGGCCAAGGAGATCGTCAAGGTCGCGATCGATAACTACCCCAATAGAAAGGCAACCGGCAGTCACGTTACCGAGAAATATCCGGTCATTGCCGGTTTCTCCCATGAGTACATCGAGTATATGCAGGGCGGATACTTCAGAGGTTCCTTCAGACCGCTGAACGATGCCATTATGGCGGGTAGGATCAGGGGCGTTGCAGCTATCATAGGATGTGATAATCCGCGAGTCGTCGCCACCGGTATTCATAAGTATCTTGCCTATGAGATGATAAAGAGCGACATCCTCGTCCTCACTACTGGATGCGGGGCTGCGGCCATGGGGAGTACGGGCTATTTGACCCCCGAAACAGCGCTTGAACACGCTGGGCCGGGGCTGAAGGAGGTCTGCGAGGCAATTGGCATCCCGCCTATTCTCCATCTTGGATCATGTGTGGACAACACGAGGATACTTACTATCGCAAGTGCCATGGCAGCAGAAGGCGGGCTCTCGGAGGAGATCGGCGGCATGCCTGCCGTGGGCATCGCCCCTGAGTGGATGTCTGAGAAGGCCATCGCTATCGGAAGTTACTTTGCAGTATCGGGAGTTCCGGTCATAATGGGCGGCGAATCACCTGTCAGTGCCAGCAAAGAAGTGACAAGGATCATGACCGAGGTCTGGTTCGAGAGGTTCAGGGGCGCCCTGCACTTCGAACCCGATCCCGAGAGGATCCTGGAACTGGCCATCGACTACATTGATAAGGCACGTGAGGCCCTGAAACTCAAGAAATACGAGCCGGGCAAGTTCGGAACTGAAAGGCTGCTTATGGGCATGGCGGAAAGAAGACGGCTCGAAAAGCAGACCCACCTCTGA
- the bioD gene encoding dethiobiotin synthase, translating to MFKGFFITGTDTGVGKTVIAGAIIKVMQSFGIKACAMKPIESGCGKEGDILIPYDSTFLKQAAHMDEPIKQVTPFCFESPLSPLAASEIEGKKISIDEIKKAYYKLYKSYEAIVVEGVGGLMVPIRKDFYILDLVREFSLPLLIITKPGLGTINHTMLTINAALSAGIEVAGLIINYSRPPENSLAEKTNPQILKEICPVPVIGTFPYLKAMGEDVLEKTALRNLDLEVLKKYIL from the coding sequence ATGTTCAAGGGATTCTTTATAACCGGCACTGATACAGGCGTTGGAAAAACCGTGATTGCCGGGGCGATAATCAAAGTGATGCAGTCTTTTGGCATAAAGGCTTGCGCCATGAAACCCATTGAGAGCGGATGCGGAAAAGAGGGTGATATCCTTATCCCGTATGACAGCACCTTCCTCAAACAGGCAGCACACATGGATGAACCGATTAAGCAGGTGACACCCTTCTGCTTCGAAAGTCCGCTCTCACCTCTTGCAGCATCAGAAATTGAAGGGAAAAAGATCAGCATTGACGAGATCAAGAAGGCATATTACAAGCTCTATAAGTCATATGAAGCGATTGTCGTCGAAGGCGTTGGTGGTCTTATGGTGCCTATCAGAAAAGACTTCTATATCCTTGACCTTGTCCGGGAGTTTTCCCTTCCGCTGCTCATCATCACCAAGCCGGGACTCGGCACTATCAATCACACCATGCTCACCATAAACGCTGCGCTTTCGGCAGGGATTGAAGTTGCAGGCCTCATCATCAATTATAGCCGGCCGCCCGAAAACAGCCTTGCAGAAAAAACAAATCCTCAGATATTAAAAGAGATCTGCCCGGTGCCGGTAATCGGCACCTTCCCCTATCTGAAGGCTATGGGCGAGGATGTACTCGAAAAGACCGCCCTCCGCAACCTCGATCTTGAAGTTCTGAAGAAGTATATCCTGTAG
- a CDS encoding ABC transporter permease, protein MKAAEINRQMEALQEEEWTKVISPKKGWFDLNLLNLWNYRDLIMLFVKRDFTAFYKQTILGPIWFLLQPLFTTIVFTVIFGRIAKISTDGLPQMLFYMSGIVVWNYFADCLNKTSDTFVSNAGIFGKVYFPRLTVPVSIVITNLITFSIQFSLFLVFWTYYYLNGAVVKASLWSLLTPLLLIQMAALGLGLGILISSLTTKYRDLRYVIGFGVQLWMYATPIVYPMSQIPEKWHWIYVMNPMASIVETARYAFLGAGAIRPMHMVISLGMTTMVLIVGILMFSRIEKTFMDTV, encoded by the coding sequence ATGAAGGCAGCTGAAATCAACAGGCAGATGGAAGCACTGCAGGAAGAAGAGTGGACAAAGGTGATCAGCCCCAAAAAAGGCTGGTTTGATCTCAACCTTTTGAACCTCTGGAATTACAGAGACCTGATAATGCTCTTTGTAAAAAGAGATTTTACTGCATTTTACAAGCAAACGATTTTGGGGCCGATCTGGTTTCTGCTGCAGCCCCTCTTTACGACGATTGTATTTACGGTCATCTTCGGCAGGATTGCCAAAATATCAACTGATGGCCTCCCCCAAATGCTTTTTTATATGTCTGGAATTGTGGTCTGGAACTATTTTGCCGATTGCCTGAATAAGACCTCTGACACTTTTGTGTCTAACGCTGGCATTTTTGGCAAGGTCTATTTCCCTCGCCTGACAGTACCTGTCTCGATTGTGATAACGAACCTCATAACTTTTTCTATCCAGTTCTCACTTTTCCTGGTATTTTGGACCTATTATTATCTTAACGGAGCTGTGGTTAAAGCCAGTCTGTGGAGTCTACTTACTCCGCTTCTGCTGATTCAGATGGCGGCCCTCGGCCTTGGACTCGGAATACTGATTTCCTCTCTTACCACAAAATATAGAGACCTGAGATATGTCATTGGGTTCGGCGTGCAGCTGTGGATGTATGCAACGCCTATTGTGTACCCGATGTCACAGATACCGGAGAAATGGCACTGGATATATGTGATGAATCCCATGGCTTCAATTGTCGAAACAGCGCGTTATGCCTTCCTCGGCGCTGGCGCAATACGGCCAATGCATATGGTAATAAGCCTCGGGATGACGACAATGGTATTAATCGTCGGCATTCTCATGTTCAGCCGCATAGAAAAGACTTTTATGGATACCGTATGA
- a CDS encoding ABC transporter ATP-binding protein: protein MSDVVIRVEHLYKEYRLGTISHGTLYKDLQSWWARMRGKEDPNSIISAVHVPILNSRRSDENPHMLALNDVSFEVKEGDVLGIIGRNGAGKSTLLKILSEVISPTKGQVKIKGRVASLLEVGTGFHPELTGRENIYLNGAILGMTKKEIDNKFDEIIAFAEVEKFIDTPVKRYSSGMYVRLAFAVAAHLEPEILIVDEVLAVGDAAFQKKCLGKMGDVAKEGRTVLFVSHNMTAIKNLCNRAILLNCGNLKEYGEAYNVIDKYLSNSSDVYRQVWNEAENAPGNHEVKVKKIELILQSQHGAGEITVENPFDIEFDFWNFKKNAMINLSMHLYSISGELVFAATSPSLTLPIGISSFSCHIMGGLLNDGHYKISMMIVEEGKPLFTLNDGLVFKIHDAQRKGYWFDKWPGAVRPKLEWRVPAVDRIEEDL from the coding sequence ATGAGCGATGTTGTAATCAGAGTCGAACACCTCTATAAGGAATATCGACTTGGAACGATCAGTCACGGAACGCTGTATAAAGATCTGCAGAGCTGGTGGGCCAGGATGCGTGGCAAGGAAGATCCAAACTCGATTATATCGGCGGTTCACGTTCCAATCCTCAACTCTCGACGCTCAGATGAAAATCCTCACATGCTTGCTCTAAATGACGTTTCATTTGAAGTAAAGGAAGGAGATGTTTTAGGGATCATTGGCAGAAATGGCGCAGGCAAGTCCACTCTGCTGAAAATACTTTCAGAAGTGATATCCCCCACAAAAGGTCAGGTGAAAATAAAGGGCAGGGTGGCAAGTCTTTTGGAGGTGGGAACGGGGTTTCATCCTGAACTGACCGGCCGTGAGAACATTTATCTTAACGGTGCCATATTGGGCATGACAAAAAAAGAGATCGATAATAAGTTTGACGAGATTATTGCCTTTGCCGAAGTTGAGAAGTTCATTGATACGCCGGTGAAGCGCTACTCGTCTGGCATGTACGTACGACTTGCTTTTGCAGTAGCTGCCCACCTGGAACCGGAGATATTGATTGTTGATGAAGTCCTTGCAGTAGGGGATGCAGCGTTTCAGAAAAAATGCCTGGGAAAGATGGGTGATGTGGCCAAAGAGGGAAGAACGGTTCTGTTTGTAAGTCATAATATGACGGCTATCAAAAACCTTTGTAATAGAGCCATCCTGCTCAACTGCGGTAACTTGAAGGAATACGGTGAAGCATACAACGTTATAGACAAATACCTGAGTAATTCTTCTGACGTATACAGACAGGTCTGGAATGAGGCAGAAAATGCACCAGGGAATCACGAAGTGAAAGTGAAAAAAATAGAGTTAATTCTCCAGTCCCAACATGGTGCCGGGGAAATAACGGTGGAAAATCCTTTCGATATAGAGTTTGATTTCTGGAATTTCAAGAAAAACGCCATGATTAATTTGAGTATGCATTTGTACTCTATCAGTGGAGAGCTGGTTTTTGCGGCTACTTCACCAAGTCTGACCTTGCCCATCGGGATATCTTCGTTTTCGTGTCACATCATGGGTGGTTTGCTTAATGATGGACATTATAAGATTTCTATGATGATCGTCGAGGAAGGGAAACCGCTTTTTACCTTGAATGACGGTCTTGTTTTTAAAATTCATGATGCTCAGAGAAAGGGGTATTGGTTTGATAAGTGGCCGGGTGCTGTCAGGCCTAAACTGGAATGGAGGGTTCCTGCAGTTGACCGGATCGAGGAGGACTTATGA
- a CDS encoding SDR family NAD(P)-dependent oxidoreductase has product MDNPMKVALITGGASGLGSHISRVFLEKGYHIALNYLNSEEKALEISAKAGDRVILLRTDVGDSSQVRDMVWRIEQTFGRLDVLINNAGVAKDSLLIKQTEAQWDAIIRTNLTGCFNLLSAAAPLMISSGGGHIINISSYSGVKGKAGQAAYSASKAGLIGLTISAAHELAQYNIRVNAVLPGYMTTGMGAKSISAMKKAEEASLLKRLAEPSEVARSIVSIAGMDYITGQVLSLDSRNL; this is encoded by the coding sequence ATGGACAATCCGATGAAAGTCGCTCTGATTACAGGTGGGGCCAGTGGACTAGGGAGTCATATCAGCAGGGTATTTCTTGAAAAGGGGTATCATATTGCACTCAACTACCTCAATTCGGAAGAAAAAGCGCTGGAAATCTCGGCTAAGGCAGGGGATCGCGTTATCTTATTAAGGACAGATGTTGGAGACTCATCGCAGGTCAGGGATATGGTCTGGCGCATTGAACAGACCTTCGGCAGACTCGATGTTCTAATCAATAACGCCGGCGTCGCAAAAGACAGCCTCCTGATCAAACAGACAGAAGCACAGTGGGATGCGATAATCAGAACAAACCTCACTGGCTGTTTCAACCTTCTCAGTGCTGCAGCACCTCTCATGATCAGCTCAGGCGGCGGCCATATCATTAATATCTCTTCCTATTCAGGCGTAAAAGGAAAGGCAGGACAGGCAGCATACAGCGCGTCCAAGGCAGGGCTTATCGGCCTGACCATCTCTGCAGCTCATGAACTCGCCCAATACAATATCAGGGTAAATGCAGTTCTGCCGGGATATATGACTACCGGGATGGGAGCCAAATCAATATCGGCCATGAAAAAGGCTGAAGAGGCGAGCCTCCTGAAGAGGCTCGCAGAACCTTCAGAAGTCGCACGAAGCATTGTATCCATCGCCGGGATGGACTATATCACAGGCCAGGTCCTCAGCCTTGACAGCAGAAACCTTTAG
- a CDS encoding winged helix-turn-helix transcriptional regulator, translated as MNEKEASALAKTVADECIAYRVRLLNRVITGIYDKVLQPFGITINQGSILTMLSLTERASSADIGRALLMEKSTVSRTLDRMKQNGWISVARQVDGPAQVVTVTPKGRKLMAASHGEWEKAQKEAAELLGDDGISAVRLLHGKLRSKKN; from the coding sequence ATGAATGAAAAGGAAGCCTCAGCACTTGCTAAGACAGTTGCCGACGAATGCATTGCATACCGAGTGCGGCTTTTGAACCGCGTCATAACCGGCATTTATGACAAAGTACTGCAACCTTTCGGCATCACGATCAATCAGGGGAGTATTCTCACTATGCTCTCGCTTACCGAGCGCGCATCTTCTGCAGACATCGGCAGAGCGCTGTTGATGGAGAAGTCGACCGTAAGCCGCACCCTGGACCGGATGAAGCAAAATGGCTGGATCAGTGTCGCGCGGCAGGTCGATGGGCCGGCCCAGGTAGTCACTGTCACGCCGAAAGGCAGGAAACTCATGGCAGCTTCGCATGGGGAATGGGAAAAAGCGCAAAAGGAGGCAGCGGAACTCCTTGGCGATGATGGTATTTCCGCAGTCCGGCTGCTTCATGGCAAACTGAGATCGAAAAAGAATTAG
- the cdhC gene encoding CO dehydrogenase/CO-methylating acetyl-CoA synthase complex subunit beta has translation MSRTIAVAAIRGANTLVARADEMLEKAIAEKGKDFVFEFPDTAYHLPMIYAMTGIAVKTLDDMTRALSFAGKLLHEEPRKRVWKPYLGETLDSGMATLFAEEIILALRYINGLEPCTDPETGYVYNGFISDTIQRNLGIQLVDGSMPGFAAIIGAAPTDDIAVTIVRELQEKNILTFLSGHTADGNSVTKQLLRKGVELGWETRIVPVGPDTEHTVFVLDWAIRASCIFGGKKPGDFKSHLKYQRDRLFAFAMVLGEFDDLKWSTGAGALTMGFPAIGDTDIPVIHPTGVCTYEEVDKELDHSKIVQRAIEQRGLKIIIEKPPIPVAFGPAFEGERIRKEDTFIEFGGQRTPAFEWVKMVELEDIAEDNEVIVVGDNWQELYEKGGKLPLGIVIEVAGRKMQKDFESVIERKIHANINEAQGVWHMGQRDINWIRISNAAKKDGFTLEHLGVIQTAVIHNRFRSIVDKIQVKLYIGEDEVRQVQEEARAAYKKRDQRLGSLTDEAVEDFYSCLLCQSFAPAHVCVITPERLGLCGAYNWLDGKAAFEIDPTGGNQPITKGEALDTRYGRYSGVDDYLKKASGGAVETLNLYTIMENPMTSCGCFECIVAIVPEANGVMLVERGHTGMTPAGMKFSTLAGSVGGGVQAPGFMGIGRNFITSKKFLFGDGGLKRIVWMTKNLKESLKTAFNQRAAEAGVPDLLDKIADETICEDSEKLVEHLTNVGHPALEMASII, from the coding sequence ATGTCCAGAACTATTGCTGTTGCAGCCATTAGAGGCGCGAATACGCTTGTAGCAAGGGCCGATGAGATGCTCGAAAAGGCTATTGCTGAGAAAGGTAAGGACTTTGTTTTCGAATTCCCTGATACGGCGTACCATCTCCCCATGATTTATGCAATGACAGGCATTGCGGTTAAGACCCTTGATGATATGACAAGGGCACTAAGTTTTGCCGGAAAGCTGCTTCATGAGGAGCCGCGGAAGCGCGTGTGGAAACCCTATCTGGGCGAGACTCTCGATTCAGGCATGGCCACGCTTTTTGCCGAGGAGATCATCCTTGCTCTCAGGTATATAAACGGACTTGAGCCCTGCACAGACCCTGAGACAGGGTATGTGTATAACGGGTTCATCTCCGACACCATACAGAGAAATTTGGGTATACAGCTGGTGGACGGCTCCATGCCGGGGTTTGCTGCCATAATTGGCGCTGCCCCGACCGACGATATAGCCGTGACCATCGTGAGGGAACTGCAGGAGAAGAACATACTGACCTTCTTGTCGGGGCATACAGCCGATGGTAACAGTGTCACCAAACAGCTTCTGAGAAAAGGTGTGGAGCTGGGGTGGGAAACACGGATAGTTCCTGTAGGGCCTGATACCGAACATACGGTATTTGTGCTCGACTGGGCAATACGGGCGTCGTGTATTTTTGGAGGGAAAAAACCGGGTGATTTCAAATCCCATCTAAAATATCAAAGAGACAGATTGTTTGCTTTTGCCATGGTGTTGGGCGAATTTGATGATCTCAAGTGGAGCACAGGCGCGGGGGCTCTTACCATGGGCTTCCCCGCCATCGGTGATACGGACATACCGGTTATCCATCCCACGGGCGTCTGCACCTATGAGGAAGTGGACAAGGAACTGGACCACAGCAAGATCGTGCAGAGGGCCATTGAGCAGAGGGGCCTGAAGATCATCATCGAGAAGCCGCCCATTCCCGTTGCCTTTGGTCCTGCTTTTGAGGGCGAGAGGATCAGGAAGGAAGACACTTTTATCGAGTTTGGCGGACAGAGAACGCCTGCCTTTGAGTGGGTCAAGATGGTTGAGCTTGAGGACATAGCGGAAGACAACGAGGTCATTGTTGTTGGGGACAACTGGCAGGAGCTTTATGAGAAAGGCGGCAAACTGCCCCTGGGCATTGTCATAGAAGTGGCCGGCAGAAAGATGCAGAAGGACTTTGAGTCCGTCATTGAGCGGAAGATTCACGCCAACATCAACGAGGCCCAGGGCGTATGGCATATGGGTCAGCGCGATATCAACTGGATCCGTATCAGCAATGCAGCCAAGAAAGACGGCTTCACTCTCGAACACCTGGGCGTCATCCAGACGGCTGTAATCCACAATCGCTTCCGCTCCATTGTGGACAAAATTCAGGTCAAGCTTTACATCGGCGAAGATGAGGTCAGGCAGGTACAGGAGGAGGCACGTGCCGCCTACAAAAAACGTGACCAACGGCTCGGCAGTCTTACTGATGAGGCGGTGGAGGACTTCTATTCCTGTCTCCTCTGCCAGTCCTTTGCTCCTGCCCATGTCTGCGTAATTACGCCCGAGAGACTGGGCCTTTGCGGGGCCTATAATTGGCTGGACGGCAAAGCAGCTTTTGAGATCGACCCTACGGGTGGTAACCAGCCCATCACCAAGGGAGAGGCCCTCGATACGAGGTACGGCCGCTATTCCGGTGTTGATGATTACCTGAAAAAGGCGTCTGGCGGAGCTGTTGAGACCCTTAATCTCTACACTATCATGGAAAACCCGATGACCTCCTGCGGCTGCTTCGAGTGCATTGTCGCTATCGTGCCAGAGGCCAATGGAGTAATGCTTGTTGAGCGCGGACACACCGGAATGACCCCTGCCGGAATGAAGTTCTCTACTCTTGCAGGCAGTGTCGGCGGAGGGGTGCAGGCTCCGGGGTTTATGGGCATTGGAAGAAACTTTATAACGAGCAAAAAGTTTCTTTTTGGCGATGGAGGACTTAAGAGAATAGTCTGGATGACAAAGAACCTGAAGGAAAGCCTGAAGACCGCCTTTAACCAGAGGGCTGCAGAGGCAGGTGTGCCTGATCTGCTCGACAAGATAGCAGATGAAACTATTTGTGAGGATTCCGAGAAGCTTGTGGAGCATCTTACAAATGTAGGACATCCTGCGTTAGAAATGGCATCAATCATATAG
- a CDS encoding TetR/AcrR family transcriptional regulator produces MIKRRKAPNKAKAADNYHHGDLKAALLGTALKLLKKHSPAEISLRELARIAGVSQAAPYRHFKDKDDLLAELARQGFDMISQYMRETILKHKDDALNMYYGCGLAYFRMGLNHPQHFKLMFNSDVKPGDKYPALQTAASQTLALIRDMVVYCQKKKVFGEGEPLHIAFHCWSIVNGFTSLFADGRLEYVGVTAANAEEALKQLMSQFLIGAKRPLQESHFGFKIFETSESKYYQQAINTFPIVTDDF; encoded by the coding sequence ATGATAAAACGCAGGAAAGCGCCAAACAAAGCAAAGGCAGCCGACAACTACCATCACGGTGACTTGAAGGCTGCGCTTCTAGGCACTGCGCTCAAACTGTTGAAAAAGCATTCGCCTGCGGAAATTTCTTTAAGAGAACTTGCACGGATTGCCGGAGTGAGTCAGGCCGCACCGTATCGTCATTTCAAAGACAAGGATGATCTGCTCGCGGAACTTGCAAGGCAAGGATTTGATATGATTTCTCAGTATATGAGGGAGACCATACTGAAGCACAAGGATGATGCCTTGAACATGTACTACGGTTGCGGACTCGCATATTTTCGTATGGGGCTTAATCATCCGCAGCATTTCAAGCTGATGTTCAATTCAGACGTAAAGCCTGGCGACAAATACCCTGCATTGCAAACCGCGGCATCCCAGACACTCGCCCTCATCCGGGACATGGTCGTGTATTGCCAGAAAAAAAAGGTCTTTGGCGAAGGGGAGCCCTTGCATATCGCTTTTCATTGCTGGTCGATCGTAAACGGGTTTACATCACTTTTTGCGGATGGCAGATTGGAATATGTCGGCGTTACTGCTGCTAACGCAGAAGAGGCGCTAAAGCAGCTCATGTCACAGTTCTTGATCGGAGCGAAGAGACCTTTGCAAGAGTCTCATTTTGGGTTTAAGATATTTGAAACATCAGAGTCTAAGTATTATCAGCAAGCAATAAATACCTTCCCCATAGTAACAGATGATTTTTAG
- a CDS encoding winged helix-turn-helix transcriptional regulator has protein sequence MNGKNAENQDSYKSLLLLDEISKGESLSQRDLSKRLNIALGLVNSYLKNLVSKGYVTISQIPAKRYAYYLTPTGFAEKTRLTYHLLQDYTSIYRNARRDFRKLFVDLQKQGIGEVSFAGVDEVTEIAYLSLQEADIELRRVYDDDKRGKVFFKTAVTPLIDLADTDGNIIILTTYLKRATVYKMLLDHGIAQERIFSIYPLESMIGEKAVPPSIT, from the coding sequence ATGAACGGAAAGAATGCTGAAAATCAAGATAGTTACAAATCATTGCTCCTGCTTGACGAGATCTCAAAGGGCGAGTCCTTGTCACAGAGGGATTTGAGCAAGCGGCTGAACATTGCTCTGGGGCTCGTGAACTCTTATCTTAAAAATCTCGTTTCAAAGGGTTATGTCACGATAAGTCAGATCCCGGCAAAACGGTATGCATACTACCTGACGCCGACCGGCTTTGCGGAGAAGACCCGGCTTACCTATCATCTGCTCCAGGATTATACCAGCATCTATCGAAATGCCCGGCGCGACTTTAGAAAGCTTTTTGTGGATCTGCAGAAGCAGGGGATAGGAGAAGTCTCCTTTGCCGGGGTGGATGAGGTGACCGAGATTGCCTATCTTTCTCTTCAGGAAGCAGATATTGAACTCCGGAGAGTTTATGATGACGACAAAAGAGGAAAGGTCTTCTTTAAGACGGCGGTGACACCGTTGATTGACCTCGCTGATACAGACGGCAACATCATTATTCTTACGACATACTTAAAAAGAGCAACTGTTTATAAAATGCTTCTGGATCATGGGATTGCCCAGGAGAGGATATTTTCTATCTATCCTCTTGAATCCATGATCGGGGAGAAAGCCGTGCCGCCTTCCATCACGTAA